AGTCTCGGTGTCACGAGACTCCAATGGCAACATGATCGTGGAACTGGTTGGGCAGACCTCGCTCGGAGAGGTCTTGAAGCTGCCGGTCCCCGCCGATCCACCACCGCCTTTCAGCAATGTTTACTGGCGGCAGCGCTTCTAGGGGATGGAACGAGAGAGGAAATGAATATGAAGACAATCAATATTCTGCTGCTCGTCTTGACGATGGGGGTGCTGTCGGTGCCCGCAACGCTTGCGACAGCGGCCATAGTCGATTCGGTCGAGGTCGAGGACGGATTGGTCACGGGGCTTCTCGAAGTCGTGAACGCGGCTTCGGGTACGGTGATGCTGGGCGGTGTTACCTACGATGTGCCGTCCGCGGTCGCCGATCTTTCGGCGTTCAGTGCAGGTGACGATGTGCTGCTCTCCTACGTCGAAACCGATACCGGGGTTCGCAGGGCTCTGTATCTGGTCCTGGGAGAAGTCGGCTAGGGGTTCCACACTCAGAGTCGGGGAACGACCCCTCGAGATCCTTTGATCTCGAGGGGTCGTTCTGCGTTAAGGGCCGGGTTGCCCGACCTGAACGGAAGAAGACTACCCATCCTGGCCAGCAGAACCTTTCCACTCGCGCGCAACTGGGGAACAAAAGTTTCCCGGATGTGTAGAGCCGTCGACTTCAGTCCATCGCAATCTGCGTGCAGCGGCGTTTCCAAGACCCCGCCACGACGGAGTTTCACTCCGGCCAGGTAACCGCAGGCTGGAATTGGCCCACTCGTTGCAACTCAGTAATTCGCCTCGGTGGAGTGCCGCCAGGCATGGGGATGAGAGTTGGTCTGATTCCTGTCGTGTCGTGAAATCTATCTAGGGGAAATCAAATGCTGAAGCTCGTAAATCGTTTCATCCGCGAGGATGAGGGAATGGAAATGCTGGAGTGGGCGATCGTCGCCGTCGTGTTCGCCGTTGCGCTCGTGGGTGCGTGGCAGTTCGTGTTCGGACTCGTCAACGGCAAACTCCGCGGGATCACCTTCTAGGAAGTTCCCGAAATTGCACCAACCAGACCAGGAAATGATGACTCTGAATGCTGATACGACTGCGGAGACCGCGCCGACCGCGCGCTACGGGCTCCTTTCGGTGCTCGCAGCAGTGGCTCTGGCCTTCGGTCTCAACTGGTCTGGTCGTGTTGAGCCGCTGCCCGTCTTCGGATGGGCAGCGGCCTTCCTGTGCCTGGTCGTCCAACAAGACGTACTCCGTGGACGGATCCCGAATCTTCTGACGTTTACCGGCATCGCGCTCGCACTCGCTGCGAGCACATGGCTGGGAGGCGTTTCGGGTCTGCTCTCGGGTCTTGCGGGCGCGGGCGTGGCCTTCGGGCTGCTCCTTCCTGCATTTGCAGCACGCATTCTGGGTGCTGGGGATGTCAAAGCCATCATGGCACTGGGCGCTCTCTGGGGCCCCCAGATTGCGTTCTCGCTGCTCGGCTGGATGGTGCTCATCGGCGGCGCGATCGCCCTGCTCGTCGTGGGCATTCGCGGAGGACTCGGCGACATGCTCATGCGTTGGGCCGCGAGCTTTAGCGCATTCCGCGCCACGAACAAGTTTACCTATCTGCCGCCGGCGCCCGGAAGTGCTGCTTCTGGAAGCATGCCGTTCGGCGTTTCGATCGGTCTGTCTGTCATAGCTTTCAACATCTGGGGGACCCCATGGGCCTGAACTCCCGCATGAAAAGAGAAGAAGGCGCTGCGATGCTCGAGATGGTCATCGTGCTCCCGCTACTCATGCTTCTTCTGTTCGGAATCCTCGAGATGGGACTCGCATTCGCCCGCTTCCAGGTGGTCTCGAATGCCGCGCGTGAAGGCGCGCGCGAGGCGAGTCTGTATCGAATCAACTGCGATGCTGGAACGGTGACCGGTGAGGTCAATACCGTCATCGCACGTTATGGCACCCAGTTTGGCATGACGCCCGGGAGCCTCTCGACGACCGTGACCGGAGCCTGTAGCGCCGGTGAGAGCACGGTTCGCGTCACATACACCAATAGTTTCATTGCACTGCCGAGCATCGGCGGGATTCCCAACTCGGTGAATCTCGTCGGCGAATCGGTGATGCGAAACGAAGTCTGAACAACTCCTGATCAATAAGAGGGTAGAGATGAAGAATCAACGCGCAATCCTGTTTCTCGGAGTCGCCGCACTGTGCGGTGTGCTGGCGGTCATTCTGACCCGCAGCTGGCTGCACGCGCAGATGCCTGGTGAAATTGCGGGAGTACAGACAATTCCGGTAGTCGTTGCCGCAGTGGGCCTGCCCGCCGGTGTCGAACTCGCCGCGCGCCAGGTCGATGTGGTCGACTGGCCCAAGGACAATCTTCCTCCTGGTACGCTGAGCGCACCTCACGCCGTGAACTCGCGCGTGCTGCGCCGAGCTCTGATCGAAGGCGAGCCGGTGCTCGAGTCGGCGCTTCTGCCGGTCGGGTCGGATGCTGGACTGACACCGCTGATTTCCGAAAATCACCGAGCCATGTCGGTCAAGGTCGATGCCGTAGTCGGTGTCGCAGGCTTCATCAAGCCCGGTTCGCACGTCGATGTGCTGGCGACGGTCCGACGTGTGGACTTCCACAAGCCGGTTCCCGAGTCGCACATCATCTTGCAGGACCTTCGCGTACTCGCGATTGATCAGACCCTCGAGAAGGCGGATCGCGGCAAGGCGGAAATCGTCAGTGTCGTGACGCTGGAGGTCGACCCGAATGAATCGCAGAAGCTGGCTTACGCGGTGGCCAATGGCACGCTGCAGCTCGCATTGAGGAATCCGGCCGACGATGCATCGGTGCGGACGAATAGCGTCACGGTGCGCGATCTCGTGAATCGCGGCACGCGGCGATCGGGCAACAGCGTAGAGACCGTTCGCGGCTCTTCGCGCTCGAAGGATTCGCTGTGATTCGCGGCTACAGAAATCAACTCTCATCTGATGAAGGTGGAACGATGATTCGAGAATACACACATAGTCAGGGCAGCATCAGCATGAGCAGCTCTCTTGCACATGCGGGCCGGGCGCTGGGTTACCTGGCCCTGCTTACCGCAATCGGGCTCTTCAGTGCGCCCTTCGCTTCGGCTCAGGTCGACCTGACGCCGAATAATGACGGAACTGTCGTGGTGGAGGGTGCAAAGAGCGGTGACGATATGCACCAGCGGCTCGAGCTGGAACGCGGCAAGACCGTAGTGCTCAAGCCGAGTTTCGCCGTCAAGCGCGTGGCCGTCGGCGATCCGAAGGTCGCGGATTTCGTGATGCACGGCTCCCGCGAAGTACAGATCGTGGGCAAGTCCGTGGGTGATACGAACATGATCATCTGGGACCGTCAGGGACGCATCCAGTCCGCTATCGACGTCCACGTCGGTGCGGTCCAGGCCCAGGTGGTGCGCGAGATCCAGCGCGTGCTGGGCAATAGTGACGTGAGTGTGGACATGGCCGGTGAGTCGATCGTCCTTCGCGGTACCGTCGCGAGTATCTCGGCCAGCGAGCAGGCGGAAGAGGTGGCATCCGCTTTCTTCGCGAAGAGCTCGAACGACGCTACGACTGACCCCGGTGCGAAGACCAACACTGTCGATACCGAACCACAGGTCATCAACATGCTGTCGGTCGGCGGAAATCATCAGGTGATGCTCGAGGTCAAGATCGCTGAAGTGTCCCGCACCCTGAAGAAGAACATGGGTGCGAACTTTCGAGCGTTCTCCAATGGAAGTTCCAGCACGGGTGATTTCACCGTGTTCTCTTTCCTGGATGCCCTGACGAGCCTGAATGGAACGACGGGACTGTCGACGGTCGGAGACAGCATCACGCTTGCAGGAACTCTCCTGAAAGGCGACTTCCGAGGCGACCTGTTCCTCGAGGCGCTGCAAGTCGAAGGACTGGGCAAGATCCTCGCCGAGCCGACTCTGGTTGCGCGCAGTGGTGAGATGGCCAACTTCCTGGTCGGTGGTGAGATTCCGATCCCAGTCGTCCAGGGCGGCACGGGTGTGAACAATGTGACGGTGATCTTCAAGCGGTTTGGTGTGAACGTAGAGTTCACGCCCACCGTGCTGTCGCCGGATCGCATCCATCTGCTGATAGCTCCTGAGGTCAGTGAGCCTGACTTCAACTTCGGTACGACGGTCAGCGGTACCACGGTGCCCGCCTTCCGTACTCGCCGCGCCTCGACTGGCGTAGAGCTGGCGGACGGACAGTCGTTCGCAATCGCGGGCCTTCTTCGCGAAGACATTACGACCATGGTCAACAAGATCCCCGGTCTGGGTGAGGTTCCGATCCTCGGCTCGCTGTTCCGCAGTCAGGCCTTCGAGAAGAGCCAGACCGAGCTGATGTTGATCGTGACTCCGCGCCTGGTGAAGCCGCTAGGCCCGGGCCGGATTGCGCTTCCGACAGATCACTACATCGATCCCACCGACTACGAGTTCTATGTCCTGGGCCAGATCGAGGGACGGCATCCGATGACGGATCCGAACGCACCGACGACCTCGAGCATCTTCAAGAATGACGCGCCCGTTTCCGAAGCGGGCGGACTGATCGGCGACTTCGGCTACCGCGTTGCGGTTCCGGCGCCGAATGGAGGCGAGTAATGAAGCGCACGAATCTGGCACTGGCTCTGCTGCTGGCATCTGCTCTCAGCATGGGGTGCTACAGCGGAAACATGGTTCGAAAGGGCAACGTCGAACTCCACATGGGTCTCTCGCAGCGGGAAGCCGTTCAGCGGATGATCGCGGATCCGACTGCCGGTGAGCGAAATACACGCCCGGTCAGCGGGATCGATGCTCCGACCGCAGCGGGTGTGATGGACAACTATCACCGCAACGAGAGGGCCGAGACCCAGGACAAGAAGGTCCGGGATCGCAGCCTCCGCAGCAACCGATAAGACAGGAGAAGCCGTAACAATGTCAGGCCTGGCCATACTGCTCTACGTAGAAGATCCCGCCTTCCGTTCTCGGATGGAAGAGCGTCTTGTGGGATCTGGGCGGGTACAGTTCGTCGAAAAGCCCGAGGGAATTGCTCAGCTGGTCAAGCAGCTCGGTACGATTCGCTTCGACGCGATCTACGTCGAGCTGGGCGAGAAGCCGTTGGAGCTTCTCGAGTTGCTGGAACGGCTCCCCGAGCCAAGGCCTGCATTGCTTCTCGGTGGTTCCAGAGACGACTCCGAAGCGCTAGTTCGCGCAATGCGCCTGCGCCCGGAGGCGTTCATCGCCGATCGCGAGATTGATGAACTGGACGGGATTCTCGAGGAACTGGAGAAGAGCTGCTCGGGTCTTCAGGAAGCTCACGGCGTGATTGCCGTGACGGGAGCCAAGGGCGGGGTCGGCACCACACTGCTCGCATGCGAGCTGGCCGCTGGCCTGCAGAATATCGGCGATCGCGTCGCCGTCGTTGACCTCGGACTCTATCAGGGTGATGTCGGCATCTACTTCGACCTCACTCCACCCTACAATCTGGCCGATGTCGCGCGCAAAGGCGACAACCTGGATGGGGATTTCCTGCGTCGTGTTTCGTCGGAGCACAAGACCGGCCTCTCGATCATCTCCGCACCCCAGCAGTATGAAGACGCCGCGCTTATCGAGCCTGCGCACATCGAACGCATGATTCGCTATTTGCGGCGCGAGTACGACTGGGTCGTGCTCGATATTCCACAGGAGTGGAGCGACGTCTCGCTCAAAGCGCTCGATCTGGCCGACATGATCTTGCTGGTCACTTCGCTGGAGGTTCCCGCGCTGACACACGCTCGAGAGCGTCTCAAGCTCTTGCAGCGACTCGGTGCAGATGAAGAGCAGATTCGCGTCATCGTCAATCGCGGTGACAACGCGCGCCTGGGTGGAGCGGAATTTGCAAAGGTTCTGGGCCGAAAGCCCGACGCCAACGTGCCAAGCGCCTACGAAGTGGCTCTGGCCGGGATCAATGAAGGAAGACTGGTCCGAGAAGTCGCGCCGGGCAGCCCGCTGGACGTATCGCTCCAGCGTCTTGCTGGCTACGTCTACGAGTGGTTCAACCTCGGTCAGATCGAGATCGAGCGTTCCAAGTCCTTCGTGCGCCGCATTGGCACGCGATTCACAAATTTCAGAGACACCGTAAAGGGGTTGACCAATGGCACTGTTGAATAAGCTCTTCGGGGAAGCGGTTGAGCCGCAGATCGCGCTGGTTCCGGCACCGGAACCCGTCCAGACGCTCGATCAGACAAAGGACGAAACGGAGCACCAGGAACTGAAGTCCCGCGTGCACAATCAGCTCTTCGACTACATCGACCTGACCCAGGTGGGGTGTGTGAGTGAGGACAGGGTTGCAGGCGAGATCGCCATGGTTACGCGCAAGATCCTCGCGGACGAGAAGACTCCGCTGACTCGAGAAGAGATGGAGCAGGTCGTCGAGGAGATCCAGCACGAGGTCTTCGGTCTAGGACCGCTCGAGCCGCTTCTACAGGATCCGACGATCAGCGACATTCTGGTCAACGGATTCGATCGTATCTATGTGGAACGGTGCGGAAAGCTCGAAAAGGTATGTGCTCGATTCAAGGACGATGAGCACCTGATGCGCATCATCGACAAGATCACTTCGGGAGTGGGGCGTCGCATCGACGAACTCACTCCGCATGTCGATGCCCGCCTTCCCGACGGTTCGCGAGTCCACGCGATCATTCCGCCGGTAGCTCTCGATGGTCCGAAACTCTCGATTCGGCGTTTCGCCGTCGATCCGCTCACGCACGAGGACCTGGTGGGTTTCGGAACGCTGACGGAGGGTGCCGTTGACCTGCTCAGGGCGATTGTCGGATCACGGCTCAATGTCTTGATCTCGGGCGGCACGGGTGCCGGAAAGACGACGCTGCTCAATGTGCTCTCCGGCTTCATTCCGGACAACGAGCGCGTTGTGACGATCGAGGACTCGGCGGAGCTTCAGTTGAAGCAGGAGCACGTCGTACGCCTGGAAACCCGCCCGGCCAACGTCGAAGGACGGGGCGCGATTGCTGCTCGTGATCTGGTGATCAACTCGCTGCGTATGCGACCGGATCGAATCATCGTCGGTGAGGTGCGCGGATCGGAAGCGCTCGACATGCTTCAGGCCAT
The DNA window shown above is from bacterium and carries:
- a CDS encoding prepilin peptidase produces the protein MHQPDQEMMTLNADTTAETAPTARYGLLSVLAAVALAFGLNWSGRVEPLPVFGWAAAFLCLVVQQDVLRGRIPNLLTFTGIALALAASTWLGGVSGLLSGLAGAGVAFGLLLPAFAARILGAGDVKAIMALGALWGPQIAFSLLGWMVLIGGAIALLVVGIRGGLGDMLMRWAASFSAFRATNKFTYLPPAPGSAASGSMPFGVSIGLSVIAFNIWGTPWA
- the cpaB gene encoding Flp pilus assembly protein CpaB, translated to MKNQRAILFLGVAALCGVLAVILTRSWLHAQMPGEIAGVQTIPVVVAAVGLPAGVELAARQVDVVDWPKDNLPPGTLSAPHAVNSRVLRRALIEGEPVLESALLPVGSDAGLTPLISENHRAMSVKVDAVVGVAGFIKPGSHVDVLATVRRVDFHKPVPESHIILQDLRVLAIDQTLEKADRGKAEIVSVVTLEVDPNESQKLAYAVANGTLQLALRNPADDASVRTNSVTVRDLVNRGTRRSGNSVETVRGSSRSKDSL
- a CDS encoding CpaF family protein; translated protein: MALLNKLFGEAVEPQIALVPAPEPVQTLDQTKDETEHQELKSRVHNQLFDYIDLTQVGCVSEDRVAGEIAMVTRKILADEKTPLTREEMEQVVEEIQHEVFGLGPLEPLLQDPTISDILVNGFDRIYVERCGKLEKVCARFKDDEHLMRIIDKITSGVGRRIDELTPHVDARLPDGSRVHAIIPPVALDGPKLSIRRFAVDPLTHEDLVGFGTLTEGAVDLLRAIVGSRLNVLISGGTGAGKTTLLNVLSGFIPDNERVVTIEDSAELQLKQEHVVRLETRPANVEGRGAIAARDLVINSLRMRPDRIIVGEVRGSEALDMLQAMNTGHDGSLTTIHANSARDAITRIETMVAMTGLDVPQRIARQQIASAIQVVAQVTRLSDGSRRLESLMEITGMEGDVVSMSEILRFEREGIGPDGKIIGKLVPTGIRPQFCKQIREAGKELPQSIFNNPISGTAL
- a CDS encoding type II and III secretion system protein family protein, with translation MIREYTHSQGSISMSSSLAHAGRALGYLALLTAIGLFSAPFASAQVDLTPNNDGTVVVEGAKSGDDMHQRLELERGKTVVLKPSFAVKRVAVGDPKVADFVMHGSREVQIVGKSVGDTNMIIWDRQGRIQSAIDVHVGAVQAQVVREIQRVLGNSDVSVDMAGESIVLRGTVASISASEQAEEVASAFFAKSSNDATTDPGAKTNTVDTEPQVINMLSVGGNHQVMLEVKIAEVSRTLKKNMGANFRAFSNGSSSTGDFTVFSFLDALTSLNGTTGLSTVGDSITLAGTLLKGDFRGDLFLEALQVEGLGKILAEPTLVARSGEMANFLVGGEIPIPVVQGGTGVNNVTVIFKRFGVNVEFTPTVLSPDRIHLLIAPEVSEPDFNFGTTVSGTTVPAFRTRRASTGVELADGQSFAIAGLLREDITTMVNKIPGLGEVPILGSLFRSQAFEKSQTELMLIVTPRLVKPLGPGRIALPTDHYIDPTDYEFYVLGQIEGRHPMTDPNAPTTSSIFKNDAPVSEAGGLIGDFGYRVAVPAPNGGE
- a CDS encoding pilus assembly protein, which gives rise to MGLNSRMKREEGAAMLEMVIVLPLLMLLLFGILEMGLAFARFQVVSNAAREGAREASLYRINCDAGTVTGEVNTVIARYGTQFGMTPGSLSTTVTGACSAGESTVRVTYTNSFIALPSIGGIPNSVNLVGESVMRNEV
- a CDS encoding AAA family ATPase → MSGLAILLYVEDPAFRSRMEERLVGSGRVQFVEKPEGIAQLVKQLGTIRFDAIYVELGEKPLELLELLERLPEPRPALLLGGSRDDSEALVRAMRLRPEAFIADREIDELDGILEELEKSCSGLQEAHGVIAVTGAKGGVGTTLLACELAAGLQNIGDRVAVVDLGLYQGDVGIYFDLTPPYNLADVARKGDNLDGDFLRRVSSEHKTGLSIISAPQQYEDAALIEPAHIERMIRYLRREYDWVVLDIPQEWSDVSLKALDLADMILLVTSLEVPALTHARERLKLLQRLGADEEQIRVIVNRGDNARLGGAEFAKVLGRKPDANVPSAYEVALAGINEGRLVREVAPGSPLDVSLQRLAGYVYEWFNLGQIEIERSKSFVRRIGTRFTNFRDTVKGLTNGTVE